The window CTAGCAGACAAGCTAGTAGTAATTACGGAGTAGATTCTAATGGTAGAGTTGGGATGTATGTTGAGGAAGTGTTCATCAAGCGCAGCTAATGATAATAGAGCAATAACAATAGAAGTAGCAAACGATGAATATGGAAGGATATGGCATGTAAGTGACATAGCATTAGAAAAAACAATAGAACTTTGTGTAGATATATGTTCTAGAAACGGAATTAATAAATTAGAATATACAGGAGATACAACAGGAAACTTAACAAAACATGAATGGTTTGCGCCAACAAATTGTCCAGGACCTTATTTGGGAAGTAAATTCAATTATATAGCTAATGAAGTAAACAAAAGATTAAATGGAGTAGTTATAAATAATAATGTAGAAAAACTGTATAGAGTTCGTAAAAATTGGAGTGATGTAAATAGTTAAAAAGGAGCATTTAAAAAACTAGAAAATGCGAAAAAATGTGCAGACAATAATCCAGAATACAAAGTATTTGATGAATTAGGAAATAAAGTATATCCTATAACGCATTTAAGTATAGAAAAAATAGCAAGAGAAGTAATAAATGGATTATGGGGAAATGGAGAAGATAGAAAAAACAAATTGACATCTGCAGGTTATAACTACTATGAAGTTCAAACAAAAGTTAACGAACTTGTTTCAGGGATAAAAACTATAGATGAAGTCGCAAGAGAAGTAATAAATGGATTGTGGGGAAACGGAGAAGATAGAAAAAATAGACTAACATCTGCAGGATAGGATTACAATAAAGTACAACAAAGAGTAAACGAAATAATATAAATAATTCAAGCCTATCATAGCTAATTAGTTAGCAATGATAGGTTTTTTTATTTTAAGGTTAATTTTTTAATTGATTTCTTTGACTGTTATTTAAGGATATGAAATTTATAATTGTTAAATCATTATAAATTTGTCCTTAGTATAAAAGGAGAATCAGAAAATGAATAAACACGAAAAAGAAGAGATAAAAAAATTAAGAAAAAAAGGATTAGGATATAAGAGGATAGCAGTTATTTTAGGATTATCACATAATACTGTTAAATCATATTGTAGAAGAGAGAAATTAAAAAAAGAAACAATAAAAAAGCATGATGGATGTCTACTATGTAATGAGAAGTTAATACAAAAAGTAGGAAAGAAGCAAAAAAAATTTTGTAGTGATATTTGTAGAATGAAGTGGTGGAATACACACCTAAATCAAGTAAAAAGAAAATCATACAGTATGCACGAATGTTTAATGTGTGGTGAAACATTTAAATCATATGCCAATAAAACAAGAAAATATTGTAGTCATAGATGTTATATTAATTTTAGATTTGGAGATAATAATAATGAATGATAACGAATTTAATAAAGAATTATTATATCAAATAACTATAATTTATTTAAAAAAATTACTTAAAGAAAGAACTATAACAAAAGAAGATTACAATATATTTAAAAATAAAATGATAGAAGAATATAATCCTATTTTAAGTAAATATACAGAAGAAATACTTGATAAATAAAGCGTTTTGAGTGATATATAGTAATACAAAAAGGAGGGATACATATTGAAAAGAGTAATAAAAATAGAAAGTGTGAATGCATTAAAAAAAAGATAAATTAAGAGTAGCAGCCTACGCTAGAGTATCACATACATATCTAAAAAATTCTCTATCCAATCAAGTAAGTTACTATAATACCATTATTCAAAACAATCCTGAATGGGAATTAAAAGGAATTTATATAGATGAAGCTATTAGTGGTAGAAATACAAACAAGAGAGGAGAATATCAACGTTTAATTAAAGACTGTGAAAAAAGAGAAATTGACATAATCTTAACAAAATCCATATCAAGATTTGGCAGAAATACTATAGAATTACTAAAGACAATTAGAGAACTAAAACTATTAAAAGTAAGTGTAAGATTTGAAAAAGAAAATATTGATACACTAACAACAGATGGAGAATTATTACTTACATTATTATCAACACTAGCAGAAGAAGAATCAAAATCTATATCAGATAACATCAAATGGAAAGTAAAAAAAAGCTTTGAACAAGGAATACCATATATAAAACAAGATATGTATGGTTATAGATTTAAAAATACAAAATATGAAGTTGAAAGAAAAGAAGCAAAAATTATAAAACAAATATACGACTGGTATATAGAGGGACTCTCACCAACTATGATATCAAGAAAGCTTAACGATATAGGAGAGACAACAAGAAAAGGAAATAAATTTAGTAGAGCTATAATACATAATATTTTATCACAAGAAACTTACACTGTAAAACTTATACTACAAAAAACATACCATGATATAGAAAAAGGATGTTCAGTAATAAATAAAGGTAAAAGAACAATGTATATAGTAGAAAATGCGCAGGAAGCAATAATTACGCAGGAAATTTTTGACAGAGTACAAAAAGAAAAATCTAATAGAAGTCTACATAATATTAAGGAGAAGAAAAGTGAATAAAAAGATTATAACAATAGAACCAAAAAGAACAGTTAAATCATCAGAACTTCCTAGTATGAAAAAAAGAAGAGTGGCAGGATATGCCAGAGTATCAACAGATCATGAAGATCAGAGTAGTTCTTATGAAGCACAGATGAATTACTATGAAAGTTATATAAATAGTAGAAGTGATTGGGATTTTGTAAAAATGTATTCAGATGAAGGAATAAGTGGAACAAATACAAAAAAACGATTAGGATTTCAAGAAATGGTAGAAGATGCATTAAAGGGAAAAATTGATTTAATTATAACTAAATCAGTAAGTAGGTTTGCGAGAAATACAGTAGATTCATTAACTACAGTAAGAAATTTAAAAGAAGCAGGAGTGGAAATATACTTTGAAAAAGAAAACATATGGACATTAGATTCAAAAGGAGAATTATTAATTACCATTATGAGCTCACTAGCCCAAGAAGAAAGTAGAAGTATATCAGAAAATATAACATGGAGTAAAAGAAAAATAGCAGCAGAAGGACAAGTTCATTTTAATTATAGACATGTATTAGGATTTAAAGAAAGTAAATATGGAGGTTTTGAAATATATGAAGAAGAAGCAAGGATTGTAAAATATATATTTGGTCTATTC of the Gemella sp. zg-570 genome contains:
- a CDS encoding N-acetylmuramoyl-L-alanine amidase encodes the protein MVELGCMLRKCSSSAANDNRAITIEVANDEYGRIWHVSDIALEKTIELCVDICSRNGINKLEYTGDTTGNLTKHEWFAPTNCPGPYLGSKFNYIANEVNKRLNGVVINNNVEKLYRVRKNWSDVNS
- a CDS encoding recombinase family protein, yielding MYGYRFKNTKYEVERKEAKIIKQIYDWYIEGLSPTMISRKLNDIGETTRKGNKFSRAIIHNILSQETYTVKLILQKTYHDIEKGCSVINKGKRTMYIVENAQEAIITQEIFDRVQKEKSNRSLHNIKEKKSE
- a CDS encoding SHOCT domain-containing protein: MNDNEFNKELLYQITIIYLKKLLKERTITKEDYNIFKNKMIEEYNPILSKYTEEILDK
- a CDS encoding helix-turn-helix domain-containing protein, whose protein sequence is MNKHEKEEIKKLRKKGLGYKRIAVILGLSHNTVKSYCRREKLKKETIKKHDGCLLCNEKLIQKVGKKQKKFCSDICRMKWWNTHLNQVKRKSYSMHECLMCGETFKSYANKTRKYCSHRCYINFRFGDNNNE